GCGGTGCGCAACGCGTCCCGCCTGTCTGGCCCGGTCGGGATGGAGCGGTTTCGACCGGGCGCGACGTGGTGAGGAAAGACTAGACCCCGGATGGATTTTCTTCAAGCAGGAGCAGTTGCAACGCCCCGGAAATAAAGGAGGCTTCTGCCAGACTGGCGCGCTTTAGCGAAGGATAGTCCGGGTTGAGCACGTGATGCACGGAATTTCCCCCAGCCTGATCAAAGCGACTGAGCTTGGCCGCGAGCTGTTCCGGGCTTTTGCGTATTCGGCTGTAGTGGAGAATGGGGGCGTCCACGGCAATGGCAGTGCGGCCTGTCACGTTGGTCAGCCGTTCATGCACCGGGCGTTCGAATCGGATGCCCGGGGCGTTGCGAAAGAGCCTGAGCTGGAGATCGGGCCAGAGACCGTATCCCACCTTGGTGCGGGTTTCATCCGGATACAGGGTCATGCGCGGGAAATAGCAGGCCTGAAGGCGTTTCACCAGAAGCAGGGCCGTGAGCAGGTCCCATGCGTCCGGGCTGAAACATTCGTCGCCGTCCAGATAGAGCACCCATTCCCCGGCGCATTCGTCCAGCATCCGGTTTCGCTGGGAAGCAAAGTCGTCCAGAGGATGAGCCAGATGTCGGATCGGCGCGGCGCAGGAAAATTCCCTGTCCGGAATCTGTTCCGCGTCCCAGATTACCACGATTTCCCTGACCCAGTCCGGGAACTGGGCAAAGTAGTCGTCGAGATTCGGTTCATCCGGGCTGAGGATTGCGCCTACGCTCAAATCCGGGGCCTGCACCGATACGTGGCTGAGCAGAGAGCTGTTCAGGGCAAGATGCGACCGGGCCGCGGAAAAGGCGCGCTGCATGGCCTGATATCGGGTGCGTTCAACCTGATCGGGTTCGGGGTTCAGGATCAGGACCGCGTTTTCCGTGGTGATGCCGCATTGGGCAAGCAGGAGCAGGTGCGCCCATGCCGAGGTGTCCGTCAGCACGGTGACCCGGGTGTCGAGGAGCATGGAGTCGTGCACTTCCCGAACCCGTTGCGGCAGCAGCTCGCAGACGATGATGGGCATTTCTTCGGGCAGGGTTTGGGCAAGGCGGTTGGCCAGACAGCCCGATCCCAGTCCGAAGAGCACCAGAGCCGAGGCCCCCCGTTTTTCCACGAGTCTGGCAGCTCGGGACGCATGGCGGTTCAGGGTTTCCTGATCCGGCGTATCCGACTCGGCAGTTTCGGATTGCTTGTTCTTCCAGTCGAAGGCGAGAACCTGGCGTGTGTATTCGTTGATCAGGTCGAGATTCATGCGTGTATTCCTTTGGCGGCGAGCAGTTCGCCGTAGATGGATTCCAGTTGGCGCGTCACGGTCTGGACGCGGTAGAGTCGCGATGCCTTTTCCTGTCCGTTGCGTCCCATGCGCCGGGCTTCTTCAGGGTGGGACAGCAGCCGGACAACAGCTTTGGCATACTCTTCGGCCGTGTTTGCCACAAGTCCGGTTTCGCCGTGGTCCACCAGTTCGAGCTGGGCATTGTCCCGCAGGCCCGGGCAGGGATGCGTGACAACGGGCAGGCCGCAGGCCATGGCCTCGGCAATGACGAGCCCGAAGGATTCCCCGG
Above is a window of Pseudodesulfovibrio tunisiensis DNA encoding:
- a CDS encoding glycosyl transferase family 2 — encoded protein: MNLDLINEYTRQVLAFDWKNKQSETAESDTPDQETLNRHASRAARLVEKRGASALVLFGLGSGCLANRLAQTLPEEMPIIVCELLPQRVREVHDSMLLDTRVTVLTDTSAWAHLLLLAQCGITTENAVLILNPEPDQVERTRYQAMQRAFSAARSHLALNSSLLSHVSVQAPDLSVGAILSPDEPNLDDYFAQFPDWVREIVVIWDAEQIPDREFSCAAPIRHLAHPLDDFASQRNRMLDECAGEWVLYLDGDECFSPDAWDLLTALLLVKRLQACYFPRMTLYPDETRTKVGYGLWPDLQLRLFRNAPGIRFERPVHERLTNVTGRTAIAVDAPILHYSRIRKSPEQLAAKLSRFDQAGGNSVHHVLNPDYPSLKRASLAEASFISGALQLLLLEENPSGV